The genome window CAAGCAACAGCATTAATAAATCATGATCAGATTTACCATTTTCCATTAACAAACGGTTGGGAAAAACTAATATCGCTGCAGACAAGCCTAATGCCATTAACAGGCTAAGCAAACGAATAATAGTTTTATCTAACCAAGATTCAGTCATCCAGCGTATCCATTGGGCAGTTTTCTAACCACATGACATTGATAATACCTAATGCCACAGCTAATAAAATTCCAAGTATCCAGGCAAAATACCACATAACAGGTTCCTAATAGGTTGAATGTTGGTTACCACGAATGAAATTCACATCGAGTCTTCGCCACATACGACGGTAGGTCCAGAAGCTGTAGCAAATAATAATTGGCACCATGACTACCGCCACCCAAAACATAATTTTTAATGTTAACAAACTCGAGGTGGCATCCCACATAGTCAGGCTATGATTCACTGCATCACTTGATGGCATGATGAATGGGAACATAGAAAATCCAGCGGTCAGGATAATGCCCGTCAGTGTGATGGAACTGCTGATGAAAGCCCAGCCAGCACGTGAAAAGTGAGAAAATAAATACACGCCAATCATGCCCAGAAAAGCCAATATGGGCGCCAGCATCATCCATGGATACTGTTGATAATTCAGTAACCAGCCTCCCGCTTGAGTAGTGACTTGCTTCATATCGGGTGTGAAGCTTGAACTTGCCGCAGGCATAGAGCTGACGACATAGCCATCAATACCGAAAGACACCCATAAGCCGGCTAAAGCAAAGGCAATTAATAAGGCGACTGAACTGGCCTTGGCAACTTGTGTGGCTCGCCATTCAAGACTATCCAATGTTCGAATTTGCAACCAGACAGATCCATGCATAACAATCATCAGCAAGCTGACTACGCCCGCTAACAAGGCAAAGGGATTTAATAACTGCAGGAAGCCACCGGTGTAGTTTGGACGCATCATTTCGTCAAAATAAAAGGGTACACCCAGTAATAAATTACCGAATGCCACACCAAAGATAAGTGGCGGGACAAAGCTGCCGATAAATAACCCCCAATCCCAGCTGGAACGCCAGCGTGAGTTATCCAGTTTACTTCGATAGTCAAACCCTACAGGTCGAAGAAAGAGGGCAAACAACGTTAGCATCATCGCTAAATAAAAACCTGAAAACGCCATGGCATAAACCAGGGGCCATGCAGCGAATAAGGCACCACCTGCCGTGACTAACCACACTTGGTTTCCTTCCCAGTGAGGACCGACCGTATTAATCATAATACGGCGCTCTTCATCAGTATGGCCGATAAACGGTAGTAAAATTCCTACGCCCATATCAAAGCCATCAGTCAAGGCAAAGCCAATAAGGAGAATTCCCATCAGCAGCCACCAGATTAATTTTAATGTTTCGTAATCCAGTACCATGATTAGCTCCTCGCTGCTGATGTTTCGTGGTGGTAACGACCCGTGTGTAAACTGCTAGGTCCTTGCCTGATGAACCGGATCATCAGGTAAAGCTCAACAATTAACAGCAACGTGTAAAAGACAACTAACGCTATCAGGCTGTTGTATACATCACCGGCGGACAAGGTCGATGTCGAAATATGCGTTGGTAAAATGCCACTGATGGTCCAGGGTTGTCGACCAAATTCAGCTACAAACCAACCTGTCTCGGCGGCTATCCATGGTAAAGGTAGGCTGAACATCGCCAGACGAAGCAACCATTTTTTCTTGTACTCTTGTCTTTTTGCACAGTGATAGAAAGACAAAAAGAACACAATCAGCATGGCAAAACCACAAGCGACCATGACTCTGAACGCCCAGAACATAGGTGCAACAGGTGGCACAGTATCACGTGCTGCCGCTTTAATTTGTTCGTCTGTCGCGTCGGTGACGTTGTTAGTATATTTCTTCAACAGTAGTCCGTAGCCCAAGTCATCTTTGACTTCATCAAACGCGGCTTTAGTTTCTTCTGTGACAGGACCTTCGCGTAATTGTTTTAATAAGGCGTAGGCTTGCATACCATTACGAACACGGTCTTCATGTTCAGCTACCAGATCTTTAACACCCGTAACAGGTTCAGTGACTGAGCGTGTCGCAATGAGTCCCAGAAGATAAGGGATCTTAACCGCATAGTCGGTTTCCATTGTTTCGTCATTCGGCAAGCCAAACAGTGTAAATGCGGCAGGTGGCTCTGCAGTTTCCCATTCAGCTTCAATGGCGGCTAATTTTGTTTTCTGTACATCACCTACTTCATAACCACTTTCATCACCTAGCAGAATGACTGAACATATGGCCGCCACACCAAAACCTGCTGCGACAGCAAAACTACGACGAGCAAAGCCGATATCACGCTTTCTCAATAAGTAGTAAGCACTGATACTCAGAACAAACATGGCACCAGTGACATAACCGGCAGCCACAGTATGGATAAACTTCACCTGAGCCACAGGGTTGAAAAATACTTCGGAGAAGCTGGTCAGTTCCATACGCATAGTTTCATAATTGAACTGTGCACCGACCGGATTTTGCATCCAGGCATTCGCCACCAGAATCCATAATGCAGAAAGATTAGACCCGAGAGCGACCAGGAAAGTGGTGGTTAAATGTTGTCGTTTGCTGAGTCTGTCCCAGCCGAGGAAAAACATACCTACAAAGGTGGACTCAAGCATGAAAGCCATCAAGCCCTCAATGGCTAGTGGGGCACCGAATATATCGCCAACATAGTGCGAATAATAGGCCCAGTTGGTGCCAAACTGAAATTCCATAGTCAGCCCAGTCGTCACACCAAGAGCGAAGTTGATTCCGAAGAGTTTGCCCCAGAATTTTGTCATGTCTCGGTAGATTTCTTTACCGGTCATAACATAGACGGATTCCATGATCACCAGAATCCAAGAAAGCCCCAGAGTAAGTGGAACAAAAATGAAGTGATACATTGCCGTGATGGCAAACTGCAAACGGGATAGATCGACTAGGTGTTCAGAAATCAAGGTGCTTCTCCATCTGAAGAGTGATTAATAATCACGTCAGCGACGGCGTCATGGTCAATGTCGTCGGGGGCGTTACTAAAAAACAAATGCCAAATAAAAAAAGTAACACGAGCTTGCAGACCAACATAATGCTAAGCTCAATTATCAATTTTCTATCAGTGAATAATTTCTTCGCCACTATTCCACCACAACATTAATTAAGAAAACATGATCTTAGTCAATTTAAGTTAAATCAGGTTGCCAGCTTAGTTAATTTTAAGGTGGAAATCATACGCCAGATATTTTGTTAAGCAGTCTTATCAGGTTTTTATTTACAAAACTTTACAAACTTGTCACCTTTAACACGAGGGAATCACACACTCACTTTATTTAAATCGTGTTTTTTTCACAGATATGTTGTATCTGTGTTGTCTGTTAGGCTTTTATCCTGCTAACCTTCGGTGGGAATAATTTTAGGTAGATATCTCAACAATGACGAATACATACAATGCATCTGCCATTGAAGTTTTGACGGGGCTTGAGCCTGTCCGAAAACGACCAGGCATGTATACAGATACTGCTCGTCCTAACCATCTTGCCCAAGAGGTCATTGATAACAGTGTTGATGAGGCTGTGGCCGGTCATGCTAAACAGATTCAGGTAACACTACACAAAGACAATTCATTGGAAGTGAGTGATGATGGTCGAGGTATGCCCGTGGATATTCATCCCGAAGAAGGCGTGCCTGGTGTTGAGGTGATTCTGACCCGACTTCATGCTGGTGGTAAGTTTTCCAATAAGAACTACCGATTTTCAGGTGGTTTACATGGTGTGGGTGTTTCTGTTGTTAATGCATTATCGTCTCGCCTGGAAGTCAAAATTCGTCGAAATGCGACCGAGTATCAGATTGCTTTTGAAAGCGGTGCTTTAGTCGAAGCTTTAAACGAAATTGGTACTGTTGGTAAACGGAATACTGGTACTACAGTGCGATTCTGGCCAGAAGAGCCGTTTTTTGATTCACCTAAATTTTCAGTACCTAGATTACGACACGTACTTCGGGCGAAAGCAGTGTTATGTCCGGGGTTAGTGGTCACATTTACTGATCTATCCGGAAAGGAAAAAGTTGAAGATCGCTGGTGTTATGAAGATGGATTAAATTCTTATCTTTCCTCTGCCATGACCGATGCTCCCTGTGTCCCTGCCGCGCCTTTTGTAGGCCATATGAGTGAGGAGTCCCAGGAAGTCGACTGGGCAATGATGTGGCAGCTTGAAGCCGGTGACGAGCTGGCCGAAAGTTATGTCAATCTCATTCCCACTGCACAAGGTGGTACCCATGTTAACGGCCTACGCAGCGGTGTTTTGGAAGCACTTAGGGAATTCTGTGAGTTTCGTAACTTATTGCCGAGAGGTGTGAAGTTAGCACCGGAAGATGTTTGGGAACGCTGTTGTTATGTGTTGTCCGTCAAGTTGGAGGACCCACAGTTTTCAGGACAGACCAAAGAACGTTTATCTTCTCGTCAGTGTGCTGGCTTTGTGTCTGGTGTAGTCAAAGATGCCTTTAGTTTGTGGCTGAACCATCACGTGGAAGATGGCGAAAAAATAGCTGATTTGGCGATCAATAACGCTCAGTCCAGATTAAAACAAGCAAAAAAAGTGGTCCGAAAACGGGTACAGTCCGGCCCAGCTCTACCGGGTAAGTTAGCGGATTGTGCTTCACAGGACCCATCCCGTACAGAATTATTTTTAGTTGAAGGGGACTCGGCTGGCGGCAGTGCCAAGCAAGGGCGAAACCGTGAGTTTCAGGCGATTATGCCTCTACGCGGCAAAATTCTGAATACCTGGGAAGTTGAGCCTGGACAAGTCCTGGCATCTCAGGAAGTCCATGATATTGCGGTCGCTATTGGTGTGGATCCGGGGTCTGATGATTTGTCCGGTCTGCGCTATGGCAAGATTTGCATATTAGCCGATGCGGATTCTGATGGTGCTCATATCGCTACCTTGTTATGTGCCCTCTTTGTCAGACATTTCCGTCCTCTGGTGGAAGCTGGCCATATCTGCGTGGCGATGCCACCGTTATATCGCATCGATGTGGGCAAGCAGGTGTTCTATGCCTTGGATGATGAAGAACGCCAGATTATTCTGGATCGAATTGAAAAAGAAAAAATCAAAGGTAAAGTCAGTACGCAGCGCTTTAAAGGGTTAGGGGAAATGAATCCCATGCAGTTACGTGAGACGACTATGGCGCCTGATACCCGCCGTCTAATTCGACTTACCATTAATGCCGAAGACGATACGATGATGACCTTGGACAAACTGCTAGCCAAAAAACGGGCTGGTGATCGTAAGTCTTGGCTTGAGCAACATGGTGACTTAGCCGATTTGGCTGCTTTATAAATGATGAAGAGATATAACCCATGACTACTTTCGTCGATGATTTGGAGAATATGCCGCTACGCGATTTCACTGAAAAAGCGTATCTGGATTATTCGATGTATGTCATTCTGGATCGTGCATTGCCGCATATTGGTGATGGTTTAAAACCTGTTCAGCGTCGGATTATTTATGCGATGTCTGAGCTTGGATTGAGTGCCTTATCCAAGCATAAAAAGTCAGCTAGAACAGTGGGTGATGTATTAGGTAAATACCATCCTCATGGTGACTCTGCCTGTTACGAAGCCATGGTATTAATGGCACAGCCATTTTCTTATCGTTATCCTCTAGTCGATGGGCAAGGTAACTGGGGCTCGATTGATGATCCTAAGTCTTTTGCTGCAATGCGTTATACAGAAGCGCGTCTGGCAGCGTATTCACAGGTTCTGTTAAGTGAGTTAGGACAGGGGACTGCGGACTGGATACCTAATTTTGATGGCACCATGGATGAGCCAGCATTACTGCCAGCTCGATTACCGAATCTATTATTGAATGGTACGACTGGGATAGCGGTCGGTATGGCGACCGATGTGCCCCCTCATAATCTTCGCGAAGTAGTGAATGCCTGCTTACGCTTATTAAAATCACCAAAAAGCACATTAGACGATCTGCTTGAAGATATTCAGGGCCCAGACTTCCCAACAGGTGCCGAGATCGTTTCCGGCCGCGATGAGATTCATAAAATATATGCCACAGGCCATGGTTCAATAAAACAGCGTGCCTGTTATAAAAAAGAAGAGGGGGAAATCATTATTCATGAATTGCCCTACCAGGTTTCAGGCGCCAAAGTACTAGAACAAATTGCCGCACAGATGCAGGCCAAAAAATTACCGATGGTCGCTGATTTACGTGATGAGTCAGATCATGAAAATCCCGTGCGACTGGTGATTATGCCCCGCTCAAACAGAGTGGATATTGAGAGTTTAATGTCACATCTGTTTGCGACTACAGATTTAGAACGCAGCTATCGTGTCAATATGAACATGATTGGAATGGATGGCCGTCCTCAGGTGAAAAATCTGCTGGATATGCTGCAGGAGTGGCTCAGTTATCGGGTTGAAACGGTTCGTCGTCGTCTACAGTATCGCCTGGATAAAGTGCTGGATCGCATGCACGTGCTGGAAGGCTTACTCGTGGCCTACCTCAATATCGATGAGGTAATAGCCATTATCCGCACTGAGGATGAGCCGAAAGCCGTGATGATGGAGCGCTTCGGAATCTCGGACAGACAAGCTGAAGCTATATTAGAACTACGTTTACGCCATTTAGCCAAGCTGGAAGAGATGAAAATCCGTGGCGAAATGGATGAGTTGAGTAAAGAACGGAAACAACTCGAATTATTATTAGGCTCAGATACTCGACTGAAAACACTTATTCGTAAAGAATTGACGGCAGATGCTGAAAAGTATGGTGACGACCGACGATCACGGATTATAGAGCGACAAGCTGCAAAAGCACTGAATGCCACCGAATTATTACCCACTGAACCTTTAACCATTGTGCTGTCTGAAAGTGGTTGGGTGCGTGCAGCCAAAGGTCATGATGTGGATCCGGCTTCATTAAACTTCCGTACCGGTGATCGCTATTTTGCGTCAGTAAAAGCCAGAAGTAATCAACAGATTGTGTTTCTGGATGACAGTGGTCGTAGTTATTCTCTCGGTGCTCATACCTTACCCTCTGCGAGGGGGCAGGGTGAACCATTGAGTGGGCGGTTACAATCACCTCCTGAGGCCAGGTTTGTCGCCGTTCTTACGGTTGAGTCGGAACAATCGGTGCTGCTAACCAATACGGCAGGTTATGGTTTTATTACTCAACTCGATAATTTGATCGCTAAAAATAAAGCGGGCAAGGCCATATTTAATATTCCAAAAGGCGCCTCACTGCTGCCACCGTTATTTATAAACAGCAAGGATACACGCGTTGCCGTGGCTTCCGGAGATGGACGTTTATTGGTTTTTCCTGCAGATGACATTCCAGAAATGAACAAGGGCAAAGGCGTCCGACTCATTAATATTCCACAGGCAAAATTCACTTCGGGTCAAGAATGGATGCAAGCGGTCGTTATTGTACCTAATGAACAGGGCCTGACCTTACACGCTGGCAGACGCCACTTAACCTTGAAAGCCACGGATCTGGAGCATTACCAAGGCAGTCGAGGCAAAAGAGGACATAAACTCCCTCGTGGTTTACAAAAAGTCAGTGAGATGGAAGTCGCTGAATAAACGTCATGATGATGACAGTGCCGTCACATCAGATTAGGTAGGCTATGTAAGATTACCTCACGGCATAGTTGGTTTACCTGAATGTATAATGATCGCAGCTCAATCTTGTTAAGATATGAGTGCCTAAATAACAAGAGCTTAAAGACCAAAACAATCTAATGAAAATCCTGATAAGCAATGATGATGGCTACATGTCGAAAGGCATCCGCACACTGGCAAAGGCTATGGCAGAACTAGGGGAGATAACCGTTGTCGCACCAGACAGAAATCGCAGCGGTGCCAGCAATTCACTGACATTGGAAAACCCGCTCAGACTGGAGAGACAAGAAGATGGCGTATACAGAGTAGAAGGAACGCCCACTGACTGTGTGCATCTGGCCATTACCGGATTACTCGATGATGAACCCGATATGGTGGTATCAGGTATTAATTCTGGCGCTAACCTGGGTGATGATGTGCTTTACTCCGGTACTGTGGCAGCGGCGATGGAAGGGCGTTTCCTAGGGCTACCAGCCATTGCGATATCACTGACATCACATAATGGAACACACTATGAAACAGCGGCCTGGGTCGCCAAAAAGTTGGTCGCTCAGTTAAAACTCTCTGCTTTGCCGGCTGATACCATTCTTAATGTCAATGTGCCCGATTTACCGATAGATGAAATTACAGGTATCGAAAGCACCAGACTGGGCCATCGTCATAAAGCTGAACCTGTTATCAAAGAAACGGATCCTCGTGGTCGTGCAATGTACTGGATCGGTCCGGCAGGTGAAGAGGAAGATGCAGGACCTGGCACTGACTTTGATGCTATTCGCCGGGGAGCTGTGTCAGTCACCCCCTTACAAATTGATTTAACACGCTACGATGCTATTGATGGCGTTGCCAACTGGTTGAAAGATATTTGAGATGAAAACCGACTACCGAGGCATCGGCATGACCTCTCAGCGAACGCGTGATCGGCTGGTGGCCAGATTGCAGGAGCGAGGGATTAAAAATAGTGATGTGTTGTCTGTCATTCGTGAGATGCCAAGACATCTATTTGTGGATGAAGCCTTAGCGAGCCGGGCATACGAAGATACTGCCTTACCTATTGGTCATGGGCAGACCATTTCTCAACCGTATATTGTCGCTAAAATGACCGAGATTTTATTAGAGGGTGGTCCTCGTCAAAAAATTCTAGAGGTCGGTACTGGCTCGGGTTATCAAACCGCGGTGTTATCCAAACTTGTCGAACGGGTATACAGTGTTGAGCGTATTTCGCCGTTACAAAATCAAGCGCGTGAACGTTTTTATCAATTAAAACTCAATAATATTAAACTCAAACACAGTGATGGAAACTGGGGGTGGGAATGGTATGCGCCTTATGACGCTATTATTGTGACCTGTGCACCGGAACACATTCCATTAGAGTTATTAAAACAACTGGCTCCTGGAGGACGCTTGGTGATTCCTGTCGGCAGCAGCCAAGGACAGTCATTGCGTGTGATAGATCGTGAAGGCGACAGGTATGAGGAAACGGAATTAGACCCTGTCAGTTTTGTCCCATTATTGAGTGGTCAGATTTAATGCGATTATTTTCTGGTTTGTATGCACGAGTGATGATTTGGGCTCGACATAAATATGCGACCTATTGGTTAGCGTTAGTCAGTTTCACTGAGTCTTCGTGTTTTCTGGTTCCACCTGATGTGATGTTGGCACCCATGACCTTAGCAAGGCCTGAGCGAGCATGGTTTTTGGCGATGCTGACCACCGTGACTTCGGTATTGGGGGGATTGTTAGGTTATTTTATTGGTTTATTTGCGTTCAATATGGCTGAACCACTCTTGATATCACTAGGCTATATGGATGCGTATATTCATGCGGCAGAGTGGTTTGACCAGTGGGGTATTTGGGCCATATTTCTGGCCGGGTTTACCCCCATACCGTTCAAAATATTCACTATAGCAGCAGGTGCCGCCAATATGGCACTGATACCGTTCTTGCTCGGCTCGTTTGTTGGTCGAGGAATGCGTTTCTTTTTAGTGGCTGGTCTGATGCGCTGGGGTGGGCCTGAATTGGAATCCAAACTCCATCTATGGGTAGACCGACTAGGTTGGTTCACTGTTCTGGGTTTGGTGATAGGTTATTTTATATTCGTATAGACATATGCAATGGATCGGGCCGCTACTGCTGATTTTTTTATTATCCTCATGTGGTGGGGGCAGTAGAGCATTAGCCCCTGTTGGCTCTTATGGTTACGATAGCAGTCAACGGAAAATAACCTCACCTCCTTCTTCATATACCGTAAAAAAAGGCGACACACTGTATTCCATTAGCTGGCGATATGGCATGGATTATAAGGAGCTGGCGCGAATTAATGGTATTCGTTCGCCTTACACCATCTACGTTGGGCAAAAGCTTAAATTCAAACGATCCACTACCAGCACAAGGACAGCATCCAGCTCGACCTCCAATAAAGGAAAAGCGGTCACAAAACCGAGTTCTACGTCATCAAAACCCAAAGTGACAAAACCCACCACATCCACTAAACCGGCCAAATCTTCAACGACGACGTCCAGCTATAGCGGTAATCAGAATTTACAATGGCGTTGGCCAACAGATGGTGTAGTGATTGGTTCCTATTCCAATAGCAGCTCTGGAGGCAAGGGTATCGATATCTCAGGTAAAGCCGGACAGCCTGTTATCGCGGCTGCTTCAGGCAAAGTTGTATACAGTGGGAATGGACTTCCAAGATATGGCAACTTACTGATTATAAAGCATAATGATGTTTACCTGAGCGCCTATGCTCATAATGAAAGTTTGCTGGTCAAAGAAGGCCAAATAGTCAAGTCCGGTCAAAAGATAGCCACGTTGGGGCGCACCGGTACTCAGCGATATCAATTACATTTTGAAATACGTCGAAATGGCAAACCTGTCGACCCACAACGCTTCTTACCTAAACGATAAAAGTGGGGTACGCCATTTTTATGACAAATCAGCTACAATATGGGGCTTGCCGGATTCGCCGGTGTTCAATCAAATTTACTAGAGGTTACCTTTGGAACTAGGCGCAACGATGCAGCGAATCAAAGACCTACGAGATCGTAGTGACGATCTTAGGGGGTATCTTTGACTATGATGAGAAAGCTGAAAGATTAATTGAAGTCACGCGCGAGCTGGAATCTCCCAGTGTTTGGGAAAATCCAGACATGGCTCAGAAATTAGGGCAGGAACGTGCCAGTTTAGAAAAAATTGTCACGACTTTATCTGGCCATCGTGAAATGCTGGATGATGCAAAAGAACTACTCGAATTAGCAGTTGAGGATAATGATCAGGCCACGTTTGATGCAATCCAGGCTGATCTGAATGAATTAGAAAAAGGTTTGGAAAAGCTGGAATTCCAACGCATGTTTTCCGGTAAGCTGGATAAAAATAATGCGTATCTGGATATCCAGTCTGGCTCTGGTGGTACCGAAGCCCAGGACTGGGCAAATATGATTTTGCGTATGTATCTGCGTTGGGGCGAATCACAAGACTATAAAGTCGAGTTGATGGAAGTGTCAGCGGGTGAGGTTGCCGGTATCAAAAGTGCCACTGTCCGATTCGAAGGTGAATATGCCTTTGGTATGTTGCGTACAGAAACCGGTGTACATCGTCTTGTCCGTAAATCACCCTTTGATTCAGGGGCTCGTCGTCACACTTCTTTTGCATCTGTATTCGTTTATCCAGAAGTGGATGAAACTATCGAGATTGATATCAATCCGGCTGATCTGAGAACGGATACTTATCGTTCCAGTGGTGCTGGTGGTCAGCATGTTAATACCACTGACTCGGCTGTCCGTATTACTCACGTACCGACTAATACCGTAGTGCAATGTCAGACAGAACGCTCACAGCATCAGAACAGAGATCGCGCAATGAACCAGTTACGTGCCAAGCTGTACGAACTGGAGTTAATGAAACAAAATGAAGTGAAACAGGCTGCTGAAGAGTCGAAGTCAGACATCGGCTGGGGCAGTCAGATACGTTCTTATGTGCTCGATCAGTCTCGCATCAAAGACCTGCGTACCGGTGTTGAAACCGGTAATACACAAGCGGTGTTGGATGGTGACTTAGACCCATTTATCGAAGCCTCACTCAAATCAGGATTATAAGCTGGAAACCCGAATGACAAATGAAACAGAACTGGATGAAAACCGTTTAATTGCTCAGAGACGTGAAAAACTGGCGGAGTTGAGAGAACAAGGTAACGCCTTTCCAAACGACTTTCGTCGTAATGTCATGAATGCTGAACTGCAGGCAGAGTATGCCGAGTGGGATGCTGAAAAATTAAAAGCGAACCCATTGCGTGTGAAGATTGCTGGCCGCATGATGACCAAACGTGTCATGGGTAAGGCCAGTTTTGCGACGGTACGCGACATGTCAGGTAATATTCAATTGTATGTGGCTCGTGATGAATTACCTGAAGGCGT of Methylophaga marina contains these proteins:
- a CDS encoding cyd operon YbgE family protein encodes the protein MTESWLDKTIIRLLSLLMALGLSAAILVFPNRLLMENGKSDHDLLMLLLVGICIGFIHGVGFAPKRTLWHFLLSPYLCWPIMLYGYFHMAIN
- the cydX gene encoding cytochrome bd-I oxidase subunit CydX, with the protein product MWYFAWILGILLAVALGIINVMWLENCPMDTLDD
- the cydB gene encoding cytochrome d ubiquinol oxidase subunit II, which translates into the protein MVLDYETLKLIWWLLMGILLIGFALTDGFDMGVGILLPFIGHTDEERRIMINTVGPHWEGNQVWLVTAGGALFAAWPLVYAMAFSGFYLAMMLTLFALFLRPVGFDYRSKLDNSRWRSSWDWGLFIGSFVPPLIFGVAFGNLLLGVPFYFDEMMRPNYTGGFLQLLNPFALLAGVVSLLMIVMHGSVWLQIRTLDSLEWRATQVAKASSVALLIAFALAGLWVSFGIDGYVVSSMPAASSSFTPDMKQVTTQAGGWLLNYQQYPWMMLAPILAFLGMIGVYLFSHFSRAGWAFISSSITLTGIILTAGFSMFPFIMPSSDAVNHSLTMWDATSSLLTLKIMFWVAVVMVPIIICYSFWTYRRMWRRLDVNFIRGNQHSTY
- a CDS encoding cytochrome ubiquinol oxidase subunit I — protein: MISEHLVDLSRLQFAITAMYHFIFVPLTLGLSWILVIMESVYVMTGKEIYRDMTKFWGKLFGINFALGVTTGLTMEFQFGTNWAYYSHYVGDIFGAPLAIEGLMAFMLESTFVGMFFLGWDRLSKRQHLTTTFLVALGSNLSALWILVANAWMQNPVGAQFNYETMRMELTSFSEVFFNPVAQVKFIHTVAAGYVTGAMFVLSISAYYLLRKRDIGFARRSFAVAAGFGVAAICSVILLGDESGYEVGDVQKTKLAAIEAEWETAEPPAAFTLFGLPNDETMETDYAVKIPYLLGLIATRSVTEPVTGVKDLVAEHEDRVRNGMQAYALLKQLREGPVTEETKAAFDEVKDDLGYGLLLKKYTNNVTDATDEQIKAAARDTVPPVAPMFWAFRVMVACGFAMLIVFFLSFYHCAKRQEYKKKWLLRLAMFSLPLPWIAAETGWFVAEFGRQPWTISGILPTHISTSTLSAGDVYNSLIALVVFYTLLLIVELYLMIRFIRQGPSSLHTGRYHHETSAARS
- the parE gene encoding DNA topoisomerase IV subunit B — translated: MTNTYNASAIEVLTGLEPVRKRPGMYTDTARPNHLAQEVIDNSVDEAVAGHAKQIQVTLHKDNSLEVSDDGRGMPVDIHPEEGVPGVEVILTRLHAGGKFSNKNYRFSGGLHGVGVSVVNALSSRLEVKIRRNATEYQIAFESGALVEALNEIGTVGKRNTGTTVRFWPEEPFFDSPKFSVPRLRHVLRAKAVLCPGLVVTFTDLSGKEKVEDRWCYEDGLNSYLSSAMTDAPCVPAAPFVGHMSEESQEVDWAMMWQLEAGDELAESYVNLIPTAQGGTHVNGLRSGVLEALREFCEFRNLLPRGVKLAPEDVWERCCYVLSVKLEDPQFSGQTKERLSSRQCAGFVSGVVKDAFSLWLNHHVEDGEKIADLAINNAQSRLKQAKKVVRKRVQSGPALPGKLADCASQDPSRTELFLVEGDSAGGSAKQGRNREFQAIMPLRGKILNTWEVEPGQVLASQEVHDIAVAIGVDPGSDDLSGLRYGKICILADADSDGAHIATLLCALFVRHFRPLVEAGHICVAMPPLYRIDVGKQVFYALDDEERQIILDRIEKEKIKGKVSTQRFKGLGEMNPMQLRETTMAPDTRRLIRLTINAEDDTMMTLDKLLAKKRAGDRKSWLEQHGDLADLAAL
- the parC gene encoding DNA topoisomerase IV subunit A, which translates into the protein MTTFVDDLENMPLRDFTEKAYLDYSMYVILDRALPHIGDGLKPVQRRIIYAMSELGLSALSKHKKSARTVGDVLGKYHPHGDSACYEAMVLMAQPFSYRYPLVDGQGNWGSIDDPKSFAAMRYTEARLAAYSQVLLSELGQGTADWIPNFDGTMDEPALLPARLPNLLLNGTTGIAVGMATDVPPHNLREVVNACLRLLKSPKSTLDDLLEDIQGPDFPTGAEIVSGRDEIHKIYATGHGSIKQRACYKKEEGEIIIHELPYQVSGAKVLEQIAAQMQAKKLPMVADLRDESDHENPVRLVIMPRSNRVDIESLMSHLFATTDLERSYRVNMNMIGMDGRPQVKNLLDMLQEWLSYRVETVRRRLQYRLDKVLDRMHVLEGLLVAYLNIDEVIAIIRTEDEPKAVMMERFGISDRQAEAILELRLRHLAKLEEMKIRGEMDELSKERKQLELLLGSDTRLKTLIRKELTADAEKYGDDRRSRIIERQAAKALNATELLPTEPLTIVLSESGWVRAAKGHDVDPASLNFRTGDRYFASVKARSNQQIVFLDDSGRSYSLGAHTLPSARGQGEPLSGRLQSPPEARFVAVLTVESEQSVLLTNTAGYGFITQLDNLIAKNKAGKAIFNIPKGASLLPPLFINSKDTRVAVASGDGRLLVFPADDIPEMNKGKGVRLINIPQAKFTSGQEWMQAVVIVPNEQGLTLHAGRRHLTLKATDLEHYQGSRGKRGHKLPRGLQKVSEMEVAE
- the surE gene encoding 5'/3'-nucleotidase SurE; protein product: MKILISNDDGYMSKGIRTLAKAMAELGEITVVAPDRNRSGASNSLTLENPLRLERQEDGVYRVEGTPTDCVHLAITGLLDDEPDMVVSGINSGANLGDDVLYSGTVAAAMEGRFLGLPAIAISLTSHNGTHYETAAWVAKKLVAQLKLSALPADTILNVNVPDLPIDEITGIESTRLGHRHKAEPVIKETDPRGRAMYWIGPAGEEEDAGPGTDFDAIRRGAVSVTPLQIDLTRYDAIDGVANWLKDI
- a CDS encoding protein-L-isoaspartate(D-aspartate) O-methyltransferase; translation: MKTDYRGIGMTSQRTRDRLVARLQERGIKNSDVLSVIREMPRHLFVDEALASRAYEDTALPIGHGQTISQPYIVAKMTEILLEGGPRQKILEVGTGSGYQTAVLSKLVERVYSVERISPLQNQARERFYQLKLNNIKLKHSDGNWGWEWYAPYDAIIVTCAPEHIPLELLKQLAPGGRLVIPVGSSQGQSLRVIDREGDRYEETELDPVSFVPLLSGQI
- a CDS encoding YqaA family protein, with the translated sequence MRLFSGLYARVMIWARHKYATYWLALVSFTESSCFLVPPDVMLAPMTLARPERAWFLAMLTTVTSVLGGLLGYFIGLFAFNMAEPLLISLGYMDAYIHAAEWFDQWGIWAIFLAGFTPIPFKIFTIAAGAANMALIPFLLGSFVGRGMRFFLVAGLMRWGGPELESKLHLWVDRLGWFTVLGLVIGYFIFV